Sequence from the Hamadaea flava genome:
CATCAAGCGGTCGTCGTCCTGCCCGGTGCCGCTCACCAGTTCCGGGTACGCCCGCATCGCGTCGGCCACCGACCGCTCCGCCGAGCCCACCGGCGCCTCCACCAGCGCGAGGAACGCCCGCGCGAGCCCGGTCAGCGAGATCGCGAGCACCGGCGCGCCGCAGCCGTCGACCCCGGTCGCGGCCACCGGCTCGCCCGCGAACGACTCGACCGCGTCCCGCAGCCGCTCCTGCAACGGGTGCTCGGGATCGAGGTACCCCTCGGTCGCCCAGCCCGCCGCGAGGCAGGTGAGCAGCATCCCCGTGTGCTTGCCCGAACAGTTCATGTAGACGCGCTCGGCCCGGCCGCCCGCGCGCAGCACCTCGGCCCGCGCGGCCTCGTCCAGGGGAAGATCCGGCGGGCAGCGCAGCGCCGACTCGTCGACCCCGGCGGAGCGCAGCAGTGCGCGTACCCGTGAGATGTGAAAGTCCTGGCCGAAGTGACTCGCGGCGGCGAGAGCGAGATCAGCCGGGTCGGTGAGCCGCAGCCCCGCGCGGAGCATGCCCACCGCCTGCATGGGCTTGTTCGACGAGCGCGGGAAGATCGGCGCCTCGACGTCGCCCGCGGACGCGACCCGCGTGCCCGTGGCGTCGAGGACGACCACCGAACCACGGTGCAGCCCCTCGACGAACCCCGACCGGACGACTTCGGCGAGCAGCTCGCCACCCTGATAGGTCTTGCCCATACTGGCAGGGTAGAGGGCATGGAATTCCGCGATGTCGTCGCCCGGCGGCGAATGGTGCGCAACTACGACCCCGATCGCCCGGTGCCACCGGAGATCGTCGATGAACTCCTTCAGCACGCGATCCACGCCCCGAGCGCGGGCTTCTCGCAAGGCTGGGCGTTCCTCGTCCTCGACACCCCGGCCTCGGTGGCCGAGTTCTGGGCCGCGACCACGCCGCCGGCCGCTGGACCACCGGACAACTGGCTGCGCGGCATGCGGTCGGCGCCGGTGATCATCGTGCCGCTGTCCTGCAAAGACGCTTACCTGGACCGGTACGCCGAGCCGGACAAGGGCTGGACCGATCGCGACGAGTCCCGCTGGCCGGTCCCCTACTGGCACATCGACGCCGGGATGGCCTCACTGATGATGCTGCTCACCGCGGTCGACAATGGACTCGGCGCGTGCTTCTTCGGCATCCCACCCGCCCGGGTCGACGCGTTCCGGGCCGCGTTCGACGTGCCCGGCTCGTACACGCCGATCGGGGCGATCACCGTGGGCTACCGCGCACCGGACCGGCGCTCGCCTTCGCTCCGCCGCGGCCGCCGCGGCGTCGACGAGGTCGTCCACCGCACCCGCTTCACCCCGCGCTAGCGCCTTCCCCCCTTTTGAGGGCGCGATCATGAACTTTCGGTCGTGATCGACCGGCGTGTCGTGTCCGCGCGACCCTGATCATTCCCGCAGGCAGGTGATCAACAAGCGATGCGGACCGCACCGGGCCGGAGGGGGCGCGGGACGGCGAAGGGGGCGCGTGGGCAGCGCGAGGTCAGTGAGGGGTGATGCCCCAGGAGGCGGTCCACGGCTCGCCGGGCTTGAGCACGATCAGGTCCCGGCCCGAGCGCAGCGCGTCCGGCGGGCAGGTCATCGGCTCGACGGCGATCGACCGGCGGCGGCGCGGCTGGGCGGCGCTGTCCGCGGTGTACAGCTGCCACCAGCCGAACGAGGCATCAGCCCAGACGCTGGTCAGCGGCGCGTCGGGGCCGCCGAGCACAACCGCGTGCCGCCCGTCCTCGCCCCGGATGACGTCGCCGAACGCGGTGTCGAGGCGACCGGATCCGATCCGCTTGGCGGTCGTGTAGTCCCACTCCGAGCCGGCCACCTTGGCCGCGCCGATCGGCAGGCTGCGGCCGTCGACCAGCAGCCGGGACCGCGCGGGCACGGTCAGCCAGGTGTCCTCGACACTCCCGGCCGGCATCAGATACGGGTGGGTGCCCAGGCCGAACGGTGCCGGCTCCGCGGCGGTGTCGGTCGCGCCGTGCGTCACCGTCAGTCCGTCGCCGGCCAGCTCATAGCGGGTGGTCAAGCTCAAACTCCACGGGTACGCCGGACGCGCGGCCAGTTCGAGACCGAGCGTGACGTGCGACGGGCCCTGGTCGAGCAGCCGCCACGGCAGCCACCGGACGAGGCCGTGGATCGCGCTGTGCGTGGTGGGCTCCGACAGCGGCAGCTGGTAGGTGTTGCCGCCGAAGGCGTACTGGCCGTCCCGCAGCCGGTTGGGCCAGGGCGCGAGGACCTGGCCCGCACCCGCGGGGCTGATCTCGTCCTCGGCGTACCCGTCGAGGACTTCCCGGTCACCGGCCCGATAGGTACGCAGTCCCCCGCCGATCTCCACGACCGTGGCGGTCTGGTCGGCGTGACTGATCGTCCATTGTGTGCCCGACGGCGCTTGTGGCATGGGCGAACCTTAACCGACCGTTCGCGGCTTCGTATACCGGACCAACGAAGGGACGACCACGGCGAGCGTGACAACAAGCAGCACACACGCGACACCGCCACCGACCCAGGCGCCCGTGACGCCGAAGGCGGCCGCGGTCGCGCCGGCGCGAAGGTCGCCGAGGCGGGGTCCGCCGACGACGACCGCTGTGCGTACGCCCTGCACCCGGCCGCGCAGCTCGTCGGGGCAGGCCTCCAGCATGATGATGTTGCGGTAGACCGAGCTGACCAGGTCGAACACCCCGCCGACGGCGAGCAGCAGCACGACCAGCCAGAGTTGGTGGACGAACCCGGCTGCGGCGACCGCCGCACCCCAGCCGACCACCGCAGCGAGCAGGGCCAGCCCCTGACGGCGTACGCGGGAGATCCAGCCCGAGGTGAGCCCGGCGGCCACGGTGCCGATCGCGATGGCCGCGTAGAGCCAGCCGACCGCGGCCCCGTCGCCGCCGAACCGCTCCGCCCCGAGCTGCGGGAACAGTGCTCTCGGCAGGGCGATCACCATCGCGACGAGGTCGACGGCGAACGACGCGAGCAGGATCGGCGTACGCAGCAGGAAGCCGAACCCGTCCACGATGCTCCGCCAGCCCGCCGGGGCGGCCGAATCGTGGGCGGGCAACTGCGGCAGCCGATAGGTGGCCCAGAGGCTGGCCGTGAAGAGCAGCGCGTCGAAGAGGTACGCGACGGTCAGCCCACCTCGACCGGGCGCGAACGCGAGCAGCATGCCGGCCGCGAGCGGGCCGAACACGATCATCGCGTTCATCATCGTGAAGTTGAGCGTGGTGGCCGAGGCCAGATCCGCCTCGCCGACCAGCCGGGGCAGGATCGACTGCCGGGTCGGCGTCGACACCGCGAATCCCGTGGTCTGCACGAACAGCGCGATCAGCAGCAGCACCGGATTGACCAGGCCGGTCACCGTCGCGACGAACAGGAACAGGGTCGCCAGCCAGACGATGACCGACGAGGTCAGCAGCAGCCGACGGCGGTCCATCGCGTCGGCGTACGCCCCGCCCCAGATCGAGAAGACGAGCATGGGCACGAAGCCGGCCAGTCCCAGAAGACCGACCCACAGCGAGGACTTCGTCAGGGCGTACATCTGCACCGGCACGGCGACCGCCGTGAACTGGGCGCCGAAGAAGCCGAAGGCGTTGCCCACGAAGACACGGCGGTACGTCGTGTGCCGCAGCGGTGTCAGGTCGATGAGGAACCGGCGGGCGAGGGGGGTCGCCGTCACGGAGCCAAGCGTTCCACGATCCACTCGTCGTGATCAAGAGTCGTCCCGGTCACCAGGCGCCGGAAGCGGAGCCGGTCGTGGAGGCGGGACGGCCGGCCCTGCCAGAACTCCACAGTGTCGGGGGCGACGCGGTAGCCGCCCCAGTGCGGCGGGGGTGGCACTTCGCCGGCGAAGCGTTCCGCGTACGCCTCCCACGCGTCCTCCAGCGGCTCGCGCCCGTCGATCACCGAGGACTGCGGGCTGGCCCAGGCCCCGAGCTGCGACCCGCGCGGTCGCTCGGCGAAGTACGCCTCGGTCTCCGCCCGCGGCACCCGGACCGCCCGGCCGGTGACGATCACCTGCCGCTGCATGGCGTGCCACGGGAACAGCAGGCTCGCGTACGGGTTGGCGTCGAGTTCGCCGCCCTTGCGAGACGTGTAGTTGGTGAAGAACGAGAACCCGCCCTCGTCGTACGCCTTGAGCAGCACCGTCCGCGCGCTGGGCCGGCCCTCCGGGGAGGCGGTCGCGACGATCATGGCGTTCGGCTCCGGCAGCCCGGCGTCGACGGCGTCGGCGAGCCACGCGGCGAACTGTTCGTGCCAGCTTGCGGCGAGGTCCGTCTCGACGAGGGTGTCGAGCCGGTAGTCGTTGCGCATGTGCGGGAGGTCGGGTGTGTTCGTGGTCACGATCACATACTCATACACCGTCGAGGCTTTGCTCGAAGATGTGTCGTCACCAGCGGTTCCGAACGGAGTTTCGCAGCGAAACCGGGCGCAAAGCGGGAGAATGTCGCTTGTCGGAGGCCCGCGAGGCTCGCCTCGATGCCCATCGTGGGGGCAAGATGTGCGCTGAACGACCACTCAGCGTCCACGCCGGTGGACGTTGACAGCCACTCAGCGTCCGCAGCCGTGGACGTTGACAGCCACTCAGCGTCCGCAGCCGTGGACGTTGACAGCCACTCAGCATCCCCCGCCTGCGGGTCGTACGCGCGAAGCAGCCGGGTTCCACGGAGCGTCCCATAGGGAGAGAGCGGAATGTCCGAGTTCAAGCCGGGGCTGGAGGGCGTCGTAGCCTTCGAGACCGAGATCGCCGAGCCCGACAAAGAGGGCGGCTCGCTGCGCTATCGCGGGGTCGACATCGAAGACCTGATCGGCCACGTGTCCTTCGGAAACGTCTGGGCGCTGCTGGTCGACGGCAAATTCGGCCCTGGCCTGCCCCCGGCCGAGCCGTTCCCGGTCCCGGTGCACTCCGGTGACATCCGGGTCGACGTGCAGTCCGCCGTCGCCATGCTCGCGCCGTACTGGGGTCTCGGCCAGCTCCTCGACATCGCCGACGAGCAGGCCCGTGAGGACCTCGCCCGCGTATCGGTGACCGCGCTGAGCTTCGTCGCGCAGTCCGCCCGGGGCCTCGGCCTGCCGGCCGTCCCGCAGCGCGAGATCGACAAGGCGGCCACCATCGTCGAGCGCTTCATGAAGCGCTGGCGGGGCGAGCCCGACCCGCGGCACGTCAAGGCGGTCGACGCGTACTTCATCTCGGCGGCCGAGCACGGCCTGAACGCCTCCACCTTCACCGCCCGGATCGTCGCCTCCACCGGTGCCGACGCCGCTGCCTGCATCTCCTCCGGGATCGGCGCCCTGTCCGGCCCGCTGCACGGTGGCGCGCCCAGCCGCGTACTGCACATGATCGAGGGCGTCGAGCGCTCCGGGAACGCCGAGGAGTACGTCAAGGGCGTCCTCGACCGGGGCGAGCGCCTGATGGGCTTCGGCCACCGCGTCTACCGGGCCGAGGACCCGCGCGCCCGCGTCCTGCGGCGTACGGCGAAGGAACTCGGCGCGCCGCGCTACGAGGTCGCCGAGGCGCTGGAGAAGGCCGCTCTCGCCGAGCTGCGCGCCCGCAAGCCCGACCGCGTCCTCGAGACCAACGTCGAGTTCTGGTCGGCTGTCGTCCTCGACTTCGCCGAGGTCCCGTCGCACATGTTCACCTCGATGTTCACCTGCGCCCGGGTGGCCGGCTGGTCGGCGCACATCCTCGAGCAGAAGAAGCTCAACCGGCTCGTCCGTCCCTCGGCCAAGTACATCGGCCCGGGTACGCGCAAGCCGCAGGACGTCGAGGGCTGGGACGCCATCGCGCACGGCTGAGCGACCGCCTGCGCACCACCCGCACAACCAGCCTGATCAGGCACTTGATCGACAGTGGCCCGTGACGACCGTCACGGGCCACTTCGTGGGCGGCGTGTCGGCGGGCCGAGCCTGACGTGGGAGGATGCGACATCGGCAGTGTTGCCGGGTGTCCCGTCACGGCCCGTTAAGGATTCGATATCCATGGCTGATCCGATCCGCATCCCCGACTCGCTCAAGCCCGCCGACGGTCGCTTCGGCTGCGGCCCGTCCAAGATTCGGACCGAGGCGGTGACCGCCCTGGCCGAGACCGGAACGTCCCTCCTGGGGACCTCCCACCGGCAGAAGCCGGTCAAGGAGCAGGTCGCCCGGCTGCGGGCCGGCCTCGCCGAGTTCTTCTCCCTGCCGGAGGGCTACGAGGTCATTCTCGGCAACGGCGGGACGACCGCCTTCTGGGAGGTCGCCGCGTTCTCGCTGATCCGCGATCGGGCCCAGTTCGCCACGTTCGGGGAGTTCGGCGCCAAGTTCGCCAAGGCCGTCAAGGACGCGCCGTTCCTCGGTGAGCCGACCGTTCGCAAGGCCGACCCGGGCACCGCCGCCGACCTGGTCGCGGAGGCCGGCGTCGACGCGTACGGCGTGGCGCAGAACGAGACGTCCACGGGTGTGGCCGTGCCGGTGACCCGCGTGGCCGGGGCGGACGAGGGCGCGCTGCTGCTGCACGACGCCACGTCGGCCGCCGGTGGCCTGGCCGTCGATCTGACGCAGAGCGACGTCTACTACTTCGCCCCGCAGAAGTGCTTCGCCTCCGACGGCGGGCTGTGGATCGCACTGCTCTCGCCGGCCGCGATCGAGCGGGCGAACGAGATCAAGGCGACCGGCCGCTACATCCCGGCCTTCCTCGACCTGGTCACGGCGATCGACAACTCGCGCCTGGAGCAGACGCTCAACACGCCCGCCGTCGCGACGGTCTTCCTCGCGGCCGAGCAGACCGAGTGGATGAACAAGCAGGGCGGCCTGGCCTGGGCGGCGGCGCGGACCGCGGAGAGCGCCGCGATCGTCTACAACTGGGCCGAGAAGTCGCCGGTCGCGACGCCGTTCGTCACCGACCCGGGCCTGCGGTCCAACGTGGTCGCGACGATCGACTTCGCCGAGGGCGTCGACGCGACGGCGATCGCCAAGACCCTGCGGGCCAACGGCATCGTCGACACCGAGCCCTACCGGAAGCTCGGCCGCAACCAGCTGCGCATCGCGCTCTACCCGGCCGTCGAGCCGGCCGACGTCGAGGCGCTCACGGCGAGCATCGACTACGTCATCTCGCAGCTCTGATCCA
This genomic interval carries:
- the serC gene encoding phosphoserine transaminase, with the protein product MADPIRIPDSLKPADGRFGCGPSKIRTEAVTALAETGTSLLGTSHRQKPVKEQVARLRAGLAEFFSLPEGYEVILGNGGTTAFWEVAAFSLIRDRAQFATFGEFGAKFAKAVKDAPFLGEPTVRKADPGTAADLVAEAGVDAYGVAQNETSTGVAVPVTRVAGADEGALLLHDATSAAGGLAVDLTQSDVYYFAPQKCFASDGGLWIALLSPAAIERANEIKATGRYIPAFLDLVTAIDNSRLEQTLNTPAVATVFLAAEQTEWMNKQGGLAWAAARTAESAAIVYNWAEKSPVATPFVTDPGLRSNVVATIDFAEGVDATAIAKTLRANGIVDTEPYRKLGRNQLRIALYPAVEPADVEALTASIDYVISQL
- a CDS encoding asparaginase; translation: MGKTYQGGELLAEVVRSGFVEGLHRGSVVVLDATGTRVASAGDVEAPIFPRSSNKPMQAVGMLRAGLRLTDPADLALAAASHFGQDFHISRVRALLRSAGVDESALRCPPDLPLDEAARAEVLRAGGRAERVYMNCSGKHTGMLLTCLAAGWATEGYLDPEHPLQERLRDAVESFAGEPVAATGVDGCGAPVLAISLTGLARAFLALVEAPVGSAERSVADAMRAYPELVSGTGQDDDRLMKGVPGLLSKGGAEGVHALAVPGVGAVAVKIDDGGMRARMPIVVSALRRLGVEAPVLSELTEFQLLGGGEPVGAVRATW
- the pdxH gene encoding pyridoxamine 5'-phosphate oxidase, with product MIVTTNTPDLPHMRNDYRLDTLVETDLAASWHEQFAAWLADAVDAGLPEPNAMIVATASPEGRPSARTVLLKAYDEGGFSFFTNYTSRKGGELDANPYASLLFPWHAMQRQVIVTGRAVRVPRAETEAYFAERPRGSQLGAWASPQSSVIDGREPLEDAWEAYAERFAGEVPPPPHWGGYRVAPDTVEFWQGRPSRLHDRLRFRRLVTGTTLDHDEWIVERLAP
- a CDS encoding MFS transporter → MTATPLARRFLIDLTPLRHTTYRRVFVGNAFGFFGAQFTAVAVPVQMYALTKSSLWVGLLGLAGFVPMLVFSIWGGAYADAMDRRRLLLTSSVIVWLATLFLFVATVTGLVNPVLLLIALFVQTTGFAVSTPTRQSILPRLVGEADLASATTLNFTMMNAMIVFGPLAAGMLLAFAPGRGGLTVAYLFDALLFTASLWATYRLPQLPAHDSAAPAGWRSIVDGFGFLLRTPILLASFAVDLVAMVIALPRALFPQLGAERFGGDGAAVGWLYAAIAIGTVAAGLTSGWISRVRRQGLALLAAVVGWGAAVAAAGFVHQLWLVVLLLAVGGVFDLVSSVYRNIIMLEACPDELRGRVQGVRTAVVVGGPRLGDLRAGATAAAFGVTGAWVGGGVACVLLVVTLAVVVPSLVRYTKPRTVG
- a CDS encoding nitroreductase family protein, translated to MEFRDVVARRRMVRNYDPDRPVPPEIVDELLQHAIHAPSAGFSQGWAFLVLDTPASVAEFWAATTPPAAGPPDNWLRGMRSAPVIIVPLSCKDAYLDRYAEPDKGWTDRDESRWPVPYWHIDAGMASLMMLLTAVDNGLGACFFGIPPARVDAFRAAFDVPGSYTPIGAITVGYRAPDRRSPSLRRGRRGVDEVVHRTRFTPR
- a CDS encoding citrate synthase 2; this translates as MSEFKPGLEGVVAFETEIAEPDKEGGSLRYRGVDIEDLIGHVSFGNVWALLVDGKFGPGLPPAEPFPVPVHSGDIRVDVQSAVAMLAPYWGLGQLLDIADEQAREDLARVSVTALSFVAQSARGLGLPAVPQREIDKAATIVERFMKRWRGEPDPRHVKAVDAYFISAAEHGLNASTFTARIVASTGADAAACISSGIGALSGPLHGGAPSRVLHMIEGVERSGNAEEYVKGVLDRGERLMGFGHRVYRAEDPRARVLRRTAKELGAPRYEVAEALEKAALAELRARKPDRVLETNVEFWSAVVLDFAEVPSHMFTSMFTCARVAGWSAHILEQKKLNRLVRPSAKYIGPGTRKPQDVEGWDAIAHG
- a CDS encoding aldose 1-epimerase family protein produces the protein MPQAPSGTQWTISHADQTATVVEIGGGLRTYRAGDREVLDGYAEDEISPAGAGQVLAPWPNRLRDGQYAFGGNTYQLPLSEPTTHSAIHGLVRWLPWRLLDQGPSHVTLGLELAARPAYPWSLSLTTRYELAGDGLTVTHGATDTAAEPAPFGLGTHPYLMPAGSVEDTWLTVPARSRLLVDGRSLPIGAAKVAGSEWDYTTAKRIGSGRLDTAFGDVIRGEDGRHAVVLGGPDAPLTSVWADASFGWWQLYTADSAAQPRRRRSIAVEPMTCPPDALRSGRDLIVLKPGEPWTASWGITPH